A window of Chitinophaga sp. MM2321 contains these coding sequences:
- a CDS encoding MFS transporter, whose amino-acid sequence MIKQINKQRLYNASCLALVVTALSFAIRANLLGELGNEFQLSPKEIGQTAAAAFWGFTIAMFVGGPLCDFIGMKTMYRIAFLGHVLGIVLTICATGFWSLFFSTLLVGLGNGFVEATSYAMVTGMYPDDKARKINDWHIWFPAGIAIGGILGFLLTWLGAGWKWQMIVMIPPTLVYGYMFFNQSFPQSERVEQGVSNREMIKECFRPLFIFMVGCMFLTGATELGTNQWIAELLSSVGVPSILLLVFINGIMVVGRANAGFILKKLSTPGLLFFSAVFSFAGLLWLGYAQGYTAFAAAAIFAVGVCFFWPTMIGFVSENLPKTGPLGLSIMGGTGLLSTSLILPYFGQVYEARIASKVPGGTSAEVFSNAVSGTEEAIQWAAIKLAAGAETLWYVSAMPAVLIISFGALYLVRKRKSSQHTKLGLS is encoded by the coding sequence ATGATCAAGCAAATAAATAAACAGCGGTTGTATAATGCCAGTTGTCTGGCCCTGGTAGTTACTGCGCTGAGTTTTGCCATACGGGCCAATCTGCTGGGAGAGCTGGGCAATGAGTTTCAGTTAAGCCCAAAGGAAATAGGGCAAACAGCCGCCGCTGCATTCTGGGGGTTTACTATCGCTATGTTTGTTGGCGGCCCTTTATGTGATTTTATCGGAATGAAAACAATGTACCGCATAGCATTTCTGGGTCATGTGCTGGGGATCGTTCTCACTATTTGTGCTACTGGTTTCTGGTCGCTTTTCTTTTCTACTTTATTGGTAGGACTGGGAAATGGTTTTGTTGAAGCAACGAGCTATGCAATGGTTACCGGTATGTATCCGGACGACAAAGCCAGGAAGATAAATGACTGGCATATCTGGTTTCCCGCCGGCATTGCCATAGGCGGCATACTTGGATTTTTGTTGACATGGCTCGGCGCAGGTTGGAAATGGCAGATGATCGTGATGATACCGCCAACACTGGTATATGGGTACATGTTTTTCAACCAGTCATTTCCGCAATCAGAGCGGGTGGAGCAAGGCGTTTCCAACAGGGAAATGATAAAGGAATGTTTCAGACCCCTGTTTATATTCATGGTAGGCTGTATGTTTTTGACGGGTGCAACTGAACTTGGCACCAATCAATGGATCGCTGAATTGCTTTCATCTGTGGGTGTTCCCTCCATTTTATTACTCGTATTTATTAACGGAATCATGGTAGTGGGCAGGGCCAATGCCGGATTTATCTTAAAGAAACTATCCACTCCCGGGCTGTTATTTTTCTCTGCCGTTTTTTCTTTTGCAGGTTTATTATGGCTGGGCTACGCGCAGGGATATACGGCATTTGCCGCGGCCGCAATTTTTGCTGTGGGGGTATGCTTTTTCTGGCCTACTATGATTGGATTTGTATCAGAAAATTTACCTAAAACGGGCCCGTTGGGCTTATCCATAATGGGGGGAACAGGGTTGTTGTCAACATCCCTGATATTGCCCTATTTCGGGCAGGTATATGAAGCAAGGATTGCATCGAAAGTACCTGGCGGAACATCTGCTGAAGTGTTTAGCAATGCGGTTAGTGGTACAGAAGAGGCTATACAATGGGCTGCTATCAAACTGGCAGCCGGCGCCGAAACGTTGTGGTATGTATCTGCAATGCCTGCGGTGCTGATCATTTCATTTGGCGCCCTTTATCTTGTCAGGAAAAGAAAATCTTCACAGCATACTAAATTAGGTTTGTCATGA
- a CDS encoding Gfo/Idh/MocA family oxidoreductase, with the protein MNKISNNTINSRRNFVKHVAVMGGGLLAAPLLSQANYFSGADDVIKIALIGCGGRGTGAAVQALLSKQNVRLVAMADVFKDRIDSSYSLLTSELSEWSGGTSGKDKLDLKKMIDVPEERMFTGFDAYLKAIALADVVILTTPPGFRPLHFEEAVKQGKHVFMEKPVATDPAGVEKVLAAAKIAKQKKLNVIVGLQRHYQHSYLELYKRKELIGDITSAQAWWNGDGGQLQPRRPGQSEMEYQMRNWYFFVWLCGDPIVEQHMHNIDAVNWFKGAYPVKAQGMGGREVRKGKQAGEIFDHHSVEFEYADGSILNSQCRQIPKTMFKVAESLTGTKGRIHTDTGRIVTHNGKGLYQFDFKQENNPYQTEHDKLFAAVAKSEYKFADAENGAYSTLTAIMGRLATYSGQLIEWDKTLHSGLNLQPVTYEWSTVPPVLPDENGIYKGAIPGQSIFM; encoded by the coding sequence ATGAATAAAATCTCCAACAATACTATTAACTCGAGAAGGAATTTTGTGAAACACGTGGCTGTAATGGGTGGTGGCTTACTGGCGGCGCCACTGCTATCACAGGCTAATTATTTTTCGGGAGCAGATGATGTGATTAAGATAGCATTGATCGGTTGTGGTGGCCGTGGTACTGGCGCTGCTGTGCAGGCGTTGCTGTCAAAACAAAATGTCCGCCTGGTAGCGATGGCAGATGTGTTTAAAGACAGGATAGACAGTAGTTACAGCTTATTAACATCAGAGCTCAGCGAATGGTCAGGCGGAACGTCCGGCAAGGATAAACTTGATTTAAAGAAAATGATTGATGTACCGGAAGAGAGAATGTTTACAGGCTTTGATGCATATCTGAAAGCAATTGCTTTAGCGGACGTGGTGATCTTGACCACACCTCCCGGTTTTCGCCCGCTTCATTTTGAAGAGGCTGTAAAACAGGGTAAGCATGTATTTATGGAAAAGCCGGTAGCTACCGATCCCGCTGGTGTAGAAAAGGTGCTGGCTGCCGCGAAAATTGCGAAGCAAAAAAAGTTGAATGTGATAGTGGGACTACAACGCCACTATCAGCATTCCTACCTGGAGCTATATAAAAGAAAAGAACTGATAGGAGACATCACCTCGGCACAGGCCTGGTGGAATGGCGACGGTGGCCAGTTACAACCCCGCCGGCCAGGGCAGTCCGAAATGGAATACCAGATGCGTAACTGGTATTTTTTTGTTTGGCTTTGCGGCGACCCTATTGTAGAACAACATATGCATAACATTGATGCGGTCAACTGGTTTAAAGGAGCCTATCCGGTAAAAGCACAGGGAATGGGTGGAAGAGAAGTCAGAAAAGGGAAACAGGCAGGTGAAATTTTTGATCACCATTCAGTAGAGTTTGAATATGCGGATGGCAGCATTTTGAATAGCCAGTGCAGACAAATCCCTAAAACAATGTTCAAAGTAGCAGAATCATTAACCGGCACTAAGGGAAGAATTCACACGGATACGGGCAGGATAGTAACGCACAACGGGAAGGGGTTGTACCAGTTCGATTTTAAACAGGAAAATAATCCGTATCAGACGGAGCACGATAAACTATTTGCCGCCGTTGCTAAAAGCGAATACAAATTTGCCGATGCGGAAAATGGCGCATACAGTACTTTAACGGCCATCATGGGCCGGCTGGCTACTTATAGTGGCCAATTGATTGAATGGGATAAAACGTTGCATTCGGGTCTGAATCTTCAACCTGTCACGTATGAATGGAGTACAGTGCCACCAGTACTACCCGACGAAAATGGTATTTATAAGGGCGCTATTCCAGGTCAAAGCATTTTCATGTAG
- a CDS encoding LamG-like jellyroll fold domain-containing protein: MLNNFVSPVRVVILLAGLLFGTSALPLHSGVTEMDIRWHTPALMEVPGNKTVDVNIGDVFTISCQVKAVSGRQQSRTILVKGADDKSPSYYSLKLEETTGHLRFYAPGLSGDMNTGITVDDNNWHQLAITYAQGRMKFYKDGNLVKTVAVTGSIAPANTTLNVGAQPDGSAAFNGNIGQLKIVKSVLNALKIADIYTSKLAEWDLNEGMGIATYQDSGNPLYGKLDGPANTYDNYGVTQTGKLKNATWITDTRFGNVLDFRARGAGVHVDTTRNINLKDRFTIACWVKAPAINKEPGIILAKGTDTALMSYFDLKLDTKKGELQFFSPALSGNTNAGIKHPDKKWHHVAVTYEQGKMHFYIDGLLVKTGMVTGTISDSSAPLTIGSYHNGANTFGGNLARLKIFGTAFKEEQVQDLYHEMETAGWKLDEGKGDIVRNSNGAGDKGKVNKAKWVPGTGSSFSHVMNFSEPGSRITVSTGNTNLGNRFTIAAWLQVAGNRTNSRVIVTKGIPAAGRNFSLKLEEGTGNLVFSGNGLQGDMNSGFQVDDNIWHHVMITYGNGEMKFYKDRQLVKTSKVTGAIINEAAPLMIGGFQDDAASFGGNLADIKIYHSIRIPEEVTRVVPPAGPAIILKRGIVFDRIQNQGFPVKQEWQISANDIAVAKSIGFDHIKILLTADEFIEGDGVNMANMGFVDQVVNRALASGLPCVVDLHPEGKFKTHYLGTDTGFVKLLGFYKAFARYLTERWTPQQVGFQLMTEPFANKDGDWNRLNTKMVEAVRSVMPDHTLIVSGDRAGNIYAMTAMDPANDNNIYYSFTTYEPYRFGFNTQFDAWRGTGGVWKDISFMPWPSSPEIVAERMSKMLSEVKEENKSKATADLVEYGNGYFNSQWLRMRARNVRDWNDAHGGNLHVLVAEFGCIDHVQARKNGASLGIYPEERIRYIRELRQSFEEVGIGWEYWSFNEYFTILDPAVRKPYGAATVDIVDKGMLSALGLTP; this comes from the coding sequence ATGTTAAATAATTTTGTTTCTCCTGTACGCGTGGTCATCCTGCTTGCAGGTTTGTTATTTGGGACATCAGCATTACCCCTTCATTCGGGGGTAACGGAAATGGATATACGGTGGCATACACCTGCACTGATGGAAGTACCCGGAAATAAGACAGTAGATGTAAACATCGGAGATGTATTTACAATATCCTGCCAGGTAAAAGCCGTTTCCGGCAGACAACAATCCAGGACTATCCTGGTGAAGGGAGCCGATGATAAATCGCCGTCTTATTATAGTTTAAAACTGGAAGAAACTACAGGGCATCTCCGGTTTTATGCACCTGGTCTGTCAGGCGATATGAACACCGGGATAACAGTAGACGATAATAACTGGCACCAGCTGGCTATCACTTATGCGCAAGGTCGCATGAAGTTTTACAAAGATGGTAACCTGGTTAAAACGGTGGCGGTTACCGGCAGCATTGCTCCTGCCAACACCACATTGAACGTGGGTGCACAGCCAGATGGATCGGCCGCCTTTAACGGAAATATAGGGCAACTGAAAATAGTGAAGTCTGTACTGAACGCTCTAAAGATAGCAGATATTTATACCAGTAAACTGGCGGAATGGGACCTCAACGAGGGAATGGGTATTGCTACCTATCAGGACTCCGGTAATCCCTTATATGGGAAACTTGATGGCCCCGCCAACACGTACGATAATTACGGCGTTACCCAAACCGGTAAACTGAAAAACGCCACCTGGATAACAGATACGCGGTTTGGCAACGTATTGGACTTTCGTGCCAGGGGCGCAGGTGTACATGTTGACACCACCCGTAATATTAATTTAAAAGACAGGTTTACCATTGCATGCTGGGTGAAAGCCCCGGCCATAAATAAGGAGCCGGGCATCATCCTGGCTAAGGGTACGGATACTGCACTTATGTCTTATTTTGATCTGAAGCTGGATACAAAAAAAGGGGAACTACAGTTTTTTTCTCCCGCACTTTCAGGTAATACAAACGCCGGCATAAAACATCCTGACAAAAAATGGCACCATGTTGCCGTTACGTATGAGCAGGGAAAGATGCATTTTTATATAGATGGCCTCCTGGTTAAAACCGGTATGGTTACTGGAACAATAAGCGATTCATCAGCACCACTGACGATCGGTTCGTATCATAATGGCGCTAACACATTCGGCGGAAATCTTGCCCGCTTAAAAATATTTGGTACAGCATTTAAGGAAGAACAGGTGCAGGATCTCTATCACGAAATGGAAACAGCAGGATGGAAACTGGATGAAGGCAAAGGCGATATTGTTCGCAACAGTAATGGGGCCGGTGATAAAGGGAAAGTTAACAAAGCTAAATGGGTTCCGGGTACCGGTTCTTCTTTCAGCCACGTAATGAATTTCAGTGAGCCTGGATCCAGGATCACGGTTAGTACCGGTAATACTAACCTGGGCAACAGGTTTACCATAGCAGCCTGGTTACAGGTTGCAGGAAACCGCACGAACAGCAGGGTGATTGTAACCAAAGGCATACCTGCTGCCGGAAGGAATTTTTCTCTTAAACTGGAGGAAGGAACCGGTAACCTGGTATTTAGTGGCAATGGTCTGCAAGGTGACATGAACAGCGGATTCCAGGTAGATGATAACATCTGGCATCATGTGATGATCACCTATGGCAATGGTGAAATGAAATTTTATAAAGATAGACAACTGGTAAAGACGAGTAAAGTAACGGGAGCTATCATCAATGAGGCAGCCCCGCTGATGATCGGTGGCTTTCAGGATGACGCCGCATCATTCGGCGGCAACCTGGCGGATATAAAGATTTACCATTCCATCAGAATACCGGAAGAAGTGACGAGGGTTGTTCCTCCCGCAGGTCCGGCAATAATCCTGAAGCGGGGTATTGTGTTTGACCGTATTCAGAACCAGGGTTTCCCGGTAAAACAGGAGTGGCAGATTTCTGCTAATGATATTGCTGTTGCCAAAAGTATTGGATTTGATCATATCAAAATACTGTTAACAGCAGACGAATTTATTGAGGGTGATGGCGTCAATATGGCCAACATGGGTTTCGTGGACCAGGTGGTTAACAGAGCCCTTGCATCAGGACTCCCTTGTGTGGTAGATCTTCATCCTGAAGGGAAATTTAAAACCCATTATTTGGGTACGGATACCGGGTTTGTAAAGTTACTGGGCTTTTACAAGGCCTTCGCCCGATACCTGACAGAAAGATGGACACCACAGCAGGTAGGCTTTCAATTGATGACGGAGCCTTTTGCAAATAAGGATGGCGACTGGAACAGACTCAATACAAAAATGGTGGAAGCTGTACGGAGTGTGATGCCTGATCACACATTAATTGTTTCGGGCGACAGGGCAGGAAATATCTATGCCATGACAGCAATGGACCCCGCCAATGATAATAATATTTACTACAGTTTCACGACCTACGAACCTTACCGGTTTGGGTTCAATACACAATTCGATGCCTGGCGTGGAACCGGTGGCGTGTGGAAGGATATCAGCTTTATGCCCTGGCCTTCCTCTCCGGAAATTGTGGCGGAAAGAATGAGTAAAATGCTCAGCGAGGTGAAAGAAGAAAATAAATCAAAAGCAACCGCTGACCTGGTTGAATATGGCAATGGTTATTTCAACAGTCAGTGGTTACGTATGAGAGCCCGGAATGTAAGGGATTGGAATGATGCACATGGCGGTAACCTACATGTGTTGGTAGCAGAATTTGGATGTATAGATCATGTGCAGGCGCGTAAAAATGGCGCTTCCCTGGGAATATATCCTGAAGAGCGGATCCGCTACATCCGGGAATTGCGTCAATCCTTTGAAGAAGTAGGTATAGGATGGGAATACTGGTCGTTCAATGAATACTTTACTATCCTGGATCCTGCTGTCCGGAAGCCTTATGGTGCTGCTACGGTGGATATTGTTGATAAGGGCATGTTGTCTGCACTGGGACTTACACCTTAA
- a CDS encoding ThuA domain-containing protein produces the protein MKKIYLLIAVCCTLLLLWDTGYAQLRKKGHNIVLLTTAKTHGPGEHEHTKNARLIKAMLEHCNVKNIKVDIYNTWPADAAVFDQADLIMTLSDGRDGEGDMLPQVPFMTADRMKIMEKQMERGCGLVTYHFSTFAPDEYGDQIEEWNGGYFDWQGDDGKRNWYSAISTLTAAVELPSPGHPVSKGVKPFQIEEEFYYNVRFRENDPRLRSIAAVPALNGNAGTGNTVAWAVERKNGGRGFGTTMGHFYKNWANDDFRKLMLNGIVWAAGISIPEGGVKAKFYSIPEVTQLLFNKKLKALILTGNNHPAHPWKETTEMIKQALEKNAPFQVDISTTIHDLYQYDLTDYNVLVMNYCNWNDPGPLHDSAKARTIRYLESGGGLLIIHFANGAFHYSLPGAAAADWPAYRTICRRVWDHQSNSAHEPYGKFKVQVSKTPHLITSGMKDFETVDELYYNQKGDEPIVPLLTAYSATTAKDEPLAWTYEYGKGRVFQTLLGHNEASFQSPAFKLLLKRSAEWAAKVLK, from the coding sequence ATGAAAAAGATATACTTGCTCATCGCAGTTTGCTGTACGCTATTATTACTTTGGGATACGGGGTATGCGCAATTACGCAAAAAGGGTCATAACATAGTATTGCTGACAACGGCAAAAACGCATGGTCCCGGTGAACATGAACATACAAAAAATGCACGGCTCATAAAGGCCATGCTGGAGCATTGCAATGTCAAAAATATAAAAGTAGATATCTACAACACCTGGCCTGCGGATGCTGCGGTATTTGATCAGGCAGACCTCATCATGACGTTGTCTGACGGCCGCGATGGGGAAGGAGATATGCTGCCACAGGTACCTTTTATGACAGCGGACCGGATGAAAATCATGGAAAAACAAATGGAGCGTGGCTGTGGATTAGTAACATATCATTTCTCCACATTTGCACCGGATGAATATGGGGATCAGATAGAAGAATGGAATGGCGGCTATTTTGACTGGCAGGGGGATGATGGTAAAAGGAACTGGTATTCTGCTATTTCCACGCTTACCGCAGCAGTGGAACTGCCTTCGCCGGGACACCCTGTATCAAAAGGTGTAAAACCTTTTCAGATTGAAGAAGAGTTCTATTATAATGTGCGCTTCAGGGAAAATGATCCGCGCTTGCGGTCAATTGCCGCTGTTCCGGCTTTGAATGGCAATGCGGGCACAGGTAACACCGTAGCCTGGGCCGTAGAAAGGAAAAATGGCGGAAGAGGCTTCGGCACCACGATGGGACATTTTTACAAGAATTGGGCAAACGATGATTTCCGGAAACTCATGCTAAACGGAATTGTTTGGGCAGCAGGAATCAGTATTCCGGAAGGAGGCGTGAAGGCAAAGTTCTACAGCATTCCGGAGGTAACACAATTGCTGTTTAATAAAAAACTGAAAGCACTTATTCTTACGGGTAACAACCATCCGGCGCATCCCTGGAAAGAAACAACGGAAATGATTAAACAGGCGCTGGAGAAAAATGCACCCTTCCAGGTAGATATTTCCACTACTATTCACGACCTGTATCAATATGATCTGACTGATTACAATGTACTGGTGATGAATTACTGTAACTGGAATGATCCCGGACCTTTGCACGACTCTGCAAAGGCCAGGACCATCCGCTATCTTGAAAGTGGCGGAGGTTTGCTGATCATTCATTTCGCCAACGGAGCTTTTCATTATTCGCTTCCCGGTGCTGCGGCAGCAGACTGGCCGGCATACAGAACTATTTGCAGGCGGGTGTGGGATCACCAATCGAATAGTGCGCATGAGCCATACGGAAAATTTAAGGTACAGGTAAGCAAAACGCCTCACCTGATAACCAGCGGTATGAAAGATTTTGAAACGGTAGATGAGCTATATTATAACCAGAAAGGAGATGAACCGATAGTTCCCTTATTAACCGCCTATTCTGCAACAACCGCTAAGGATGAACCACTCGCCTGGACGTATGAATATGGAAAAGGGCGCGTTTTCCAAACATTATTGGGACATAATGAAGCTTCATTTCAATCTCCCGCTTTCAAGCTGTTATTAAAACGTTCTGCTGAATGGGCAGCAAAGGTGTTGAAATAA
- a CDS encoding SUMF1/EgtB/PvdO family nonheme iron enzyme, which produces MKLASILVILSIFYYEQVRGQSTADTSFKSYQQMIPGTALKFSMVPVPAGKFMMGSPANATIKEADEQPAHTVVINAFWMGAYEVTYPEYDAFAKDENISFNSQADGMTRPSQPYIEMTLGMGNTAGFPANSMQQFGAIMYCRWLYLKTNIFYRLPTEAEWEYACRAGSTTAYPFGDNAKELDDYAWYAGNSGGRYHKTGELKPNAWGLYDMLGNVAEWMLDQYDEDFYSTSVDSISPVRLPTTKHPRTVRGGHYNDQPDGLRSADRVKSEPSWNRRDPQIPKSRWWNVDAPFVGFRIIRPVQQPTQEEAAAFFKLYLGK; this is translated from the coding sequence ATGAAACTTGCCAGTATACTGGTCATACTTTCCATTTTCTATTATGAGCAGGTGAGGGGGCAATCCACAGCTGATACTTCTTTCAAATCTTATCAGCAAATGATTCCTGGTACGGCATTAAAATTTTCGATGGTACCGGTGCCCGCGGGTAAATTTATGATGGGAAGCCCTGCCAATGCCACTATAAAAGAAGCCGATGAACAACCCGCGCATACAGTTGTTATCAATGCCTTCTGGATGGGTGCTTATGAAGTTACCTACCCGGAATATGATGCATTCGCCAAGGATGAAAATATTTCATTCAACTCACAAGCGGATGGCATGACCCGCCCTTCTCAACCTTATATTGAAATGACCCTGGGCATGGGTAATACCGCCGGTTTTCCCGCAAACAGCATGCAACAGTTTGGTGCCATCATGTATTGCCGCTGGCTGTATCTGAAAACAAATATTTTTTACCGGTTGCCAACGGAAGCAGAATGGGAATATGCCTGCAGGGCAGGGTCAACTACTGCTTATCCCTTTGGAGATAATGCAAAAGAACTAGACGATTATGCCTGGTATGCTGGTAATAGCGGTGGGCGTTATCATAAAACCGGTGAGTTGAAACCGAATGCCTGGGGCTTGTATGATATGTTGGGAAATGTGGCCGAATGGATGCTCGATCAATATGATGAAGACTTTTACAGCACTTCTGTGGACAGTATTTCCCCGGTACGGTTGCCAACAACGAAACATCCGCGTACAGTGCGCGGCGGGCATTACAATGATCAGCCTGATGGATTAAGAAGTGCGGACAGGGTGAAGTCTGAACCTTCCTGGAACAGGCGGGACCCGCAGATCCCCAAAAGCCGCTGGTGGAACGTGGATGCTCCATTTGTTGGATTCAGGATCATTCGTCCGGTACAACAACCAACCCAGGAAGAAGCTGCAGCATTTTTCAAACTATATCTCGGTAAATAA